In Verrucomicrobiia bacterium, one DNA window encodes the following:
- a CDS encoding sugar phosphate nucleotidyltransferase, with protein MSNNNHRSALIIAGGTGTRLWPMSRRNLPKQFQHLLGSETPFQHMVNLV; from the coding sequence ATGTCGAATAACAACCATCGCTCTGCCCTCATTATTGCGGGCGGAACAGGCACCCGTCTCTGGCCTATGAGCCGGCGGAACCTCCCTAAGCAGTTTCAACACCTTCTCGGTTCAGAAACACCTTTTCAGCACATGGTCAACCTGGTTA